One genomic window of Camelina sativa cultivar DH55 chromosome 5, Cs, whole genome shotgun sequence includes the following:
- the LOC104789297 gene encoding glycine-rich cell wall structural protein-like produces MPNPMGCTMPYPMHPLSTQSGDYSELFPPPYQMPYTMSYTRHPASGYTGIGCGDGSRTGGDGTGGGGEGDGGGGVGFGGGDGDCVEGEDELEWVMGLRDVGGLIGCVSDGWCGLGIVNGLGIGNRPGVGWEPNRVSEIRTCDCRGDVDGGLRSEPGVPEMSGGVAIE; encoded by the exons ATGCCTAACCCGATGGGATGCACGATGccttatccgatgcacccattGAGTACACAATCGGGTGACTACTCAGAACtcttccctccgccttaccagatgccatacacgatgTCGTATACGAggcaccctgcgagtggctatacgg GTATCGGTTGTGGTGATGGCTCCCGTACTGGAGGAGACGGGACTGGTGGTGGCGGGGAGGGAGATGGCGGTGGCGGAGTAGGgtttggtggtggtgatgggGATTGTGTCGAGGGAGAAGATGAATTAGAGTGGGTCATGGGATTAAGAGATGTAGGTGGGCTTATTGGATGTGTTTCGGATGGATGGTGTGGGCTTGGGATTGTTAATGGGCTTGGTATTGGTAACAGGCCTGGTGTAGGTTGGGAGCCCAATAGAGTTTCAGAAATACGTACATGTGATTGTCGTGGAGACGTTGACGGAGGGTTAAGGTCAGAGCCGGGGGTGCCGGAGATGAGTGGAGGAGTGGCGATAGAGTGA